One region of Verrucomicrobiota bacterium genomic DNA includes:
- the ribB gene encoding 3,4-dihydroxy-2-butanone-4-phosphate synthase: protein MPTEAETEEAFFDPIERAVEDIAAGRMVIVTDDESRENEGDLVLAASKASPESINQMIQEAGGLICVPTLSHQLTKLGINQMVVDNRESHRTDFSVSVDAAEGISTGISAYDRARTIRILANPEATPEMLVQPGHIFPLRARPGGVLQRAGHTEAAVDLATLAGLHPSGVICEILNKDGSMARLPELVTFKQKYGLRMISIAQLIEYRHKREKLVEEIGTRVLKTEFGNFDLHLFRSVLDGRTHIALSFGNLGPEPTLVRIQGENLLSDVFGASFRENLVRPAMQRIAKEGRGAVVYIEQSHGGIHLDPSTGKLSEGEEFKAAPMDFRDYGIGAQILVELGLREIRLLTSRPRKAIALEGYNLEIIEQIEVVDPEELQ, encoded by the coding sequence AGCGGAGACAGAAGAGGCTTTCTTCGATCCGATCGAGAGAGCTGTCGAAGATATAGCCGCAGGGCGAATGGTCATCGTGACCGACGACGAGAGCCGGGAGAACGAGGGTGACCTTGTCCTTGCGGCGTCAAAGGCCTCTCCTGAGTCTATCAATCAAATGATCCAGGAAGCCGGGGGCTTGATCTGTGTCCCGACGCTCAGCCACCAGTTAACGAAGCTTGGGATCAACCAGATGGTGGTGGATAACCGCGAAAGCCACCGAACTGACTTTTCCGTATCAGTCGATGCAGCAGAAGGAATATCTACGGGAATCAGTGCCTATGATCGAGCGAGAACGATCCGTATTTTGGCAAATCCCGAAGCGACCCCTGAGATGCTCGTGCAGCCCGGACACATCTTCCCGCTTCGCGCCCGGCCTGGCGGCGTGCTCCAACGGGCGGGTCACACCGAGGCTGCAGTGGATTTAGCGACCTTGGCAGGACTTCATCCAAGTGGCGTTATCTGTGAGATCCTCAACAAGGATGGGTCGATGGCTCGTCTTCCGGAACTAGTGACGTTTAAACAAAAATACGGTTTACGAATGATCTCCATCGCCCAGTTAATTGAGTACCGCCACAAGCGCGAAAAGCTGGTTGAAGAGATCGGAACTCGGGTCTTAAAGACCGAGTTTGGAAATTTCGACTTACACCTGTTCCGTAGCGTCCTTGACGGTCGAACCCACATTGCTCTCTCGTTCGGAAATCTTGGACCCGAGCCCACTTTGGTGCGGATACAAGGGGAGAACCTTCTCTCTGACGTATTTGGTGCCAGTTTTCGCGAGAACCTCGTCCGTCCAGCGATGCAGAGAATCGCTAAAGAGGGGCGCGGGGCCGTTGTTTACATTGAACAGTCTCATGGAGGAATTCACCTCGATCCTTCCACTGGTAAGCTTTCAGAGGGAGAAGAATTCAAGGCGGCTCCCATGGACTTTAGGGATTACGGAATTGGAGCACAGATTTTGGTGGAGCTTGGGTTGCGGGAGATCCGCTTATTGACTTCCCGACCTCGAAAAGCGATTGCACTGGAAGGATATAATCTGGAAATTATCGAGCAGATCGAAGTAGTGGACCCAGAGGAATTACAATGA
- the ribH gene encoding 6,7-dimethyl-8-ribityllumazine synthase has product MSRNSGKEDTLLDGSDLRIGIVAALYNKDKVDRLIELVVAELKSLGVIEEHIRLERVPGSMEIPYATARLARHSGCEAIIGLGVVIAGATSHHDVIGYSTAISLQKISIDFERPVINGILVVDSEEQATERLGAGINRGAEFAKAAVSLANLG; this is encoded by the coding sequence ATGAGTCGAAATTCTGGAAAAGAAGACACTTTACTGGACGGTTCAGACCTTCGGATCGGGATCGTTGCGGCTCTATACAATAAAGATAAGGTCGATCGATTGATTGAGCTTGTAGTTGCGGAGCTAAAGTCTCTTGGAGTGATCGAAGAGCATATCCGTTTGGAGCGGGTGCCCGGGTCGATGGAAATTCCGTATGCGACCGCCCGTTTAGCCAGGCACTCGGGTTGCGAAGCGATCATCGGCCTTGGCGTGGTAATTGCCGGTGCAACCAGTCACCACGATGTCATTGGATACAGCACAGCGATTTCTCTCCAAAAAATCTCCATTGATTTTGAGCGTCCGGTCATCAACGGGATACTTGTTGTCGACTCAGAAGAACAAGCTACCGAGAGACTGGGAGCAGGCATCAACCGCGGAGCAGAATTTGCGAAGGCGGCAGTCTCTCTAGCAAATCTAGGGTAG
- a CDS encoding GxxExxY protein has product MKENSIGREVVDAAVKVHSKLGPGLFESVYETVLSYELEKRGLSIDRQVIVPISYDDLTFSEGFRADIVVNGVVILELKSVEQLTKSHHKQLFTYLKLMNLKLGYLLNFGAALMKDGLVRIVNDLPE; this is encoded by the coding sequence ATGAAGGAAAACTCAATTGGCAGAGAGGTCGTTGATGCGGCTGTGAAAGTTCATTCCAAACTCGGACCTGGTTTATTTGAATCAGTCTACGAAACTGTCCTCTCTTACGAACTCGAAAAGCGGGGTTTGTCCATTGATCGACAGGTGATCGTTCCGATATCCTACGATGATCTCACCTTCAGTGAGGGATTTCGGGCTGATATAGTCGTCAATGGGGTGGTTATTTTAGAGCTGAAGTCGGTGGAGCAGCTCACAAAATCACATCACAAACAGCTTTTTACCTATCTAAAACTTATGAACTTGAAATTGGGTTACCTTTTGAATTTTGGAGCCGCTTTGATGAAGGACGGTTTGGTCCGAATTGTTAATGATCTACCTGAGTGA
- the nusB gene encoding transcription antitermination factor NusB → MEEGTEQKTAETKKVSRRHLNRVAAMQFLYLFESNREENLNDLVLSFFDHQEKDREYYAFGEELIQGTIENLPEIDEKIQSTANNWTLDRIARVDLAILRVACFELLHRPDVPPVVSINEAIDLGKEYSNEESRRFLNGILDRMSKELHRPLRDAE, encoded by the coding sequence ATGGAAGAAGGAACGGAGCAAAAAACAGCCGAAACGAAAAAGGTGTCCCGACGGCACTTGAATCGTGTCGCCGCGATGCAGTTTCTTTATCTCTTTGAATCCAATCGCGAAGAAAACCTGAATGATCTGGTCCTCAGTTTTTTCGATCACCAGGAGAAAGACCGCGAGTATTACGCTTTTGGGGAGGAGCTCATACAGGGAACAATTGAGAACCTCCCAGAGATCGATGAGAAGATTCAGTCGACGGCAAACAATTGGACTCTGGATCGGATCGCTCGGGTGGACCTCGCGATTCTAAGAGTGGCGTGTTTCGAGTTGCTTCATCGCCCGGATGTTCCGCCGGTTGTCTCAATTAACGAAGCGATTGATCTGGGCAAAGAGTATTCAAATGAGGAAAGTAGGCGGTTTCTCAACGGTATCCTTGACCGGATGTCCAAGGAGCTGCATCGGCCGCTAAGGGATGCCGAGTAA